A window of Sutcliffiella cohnii contains these coding sequences:
- a CDS encoding ABC transporter ATP-binding protein, translating into MSEELLQVENLQVEFRSSGKTTKAVNGVSFTLNKKESIGIVGESGSGKSVTATSLLRLIPSPPGKISGGSIHFEGKDLLKLSNKEMRKIRGNEISMIFQDPSTSLNPVYKVGNQLMESIRNHQNVSKKEAKQKAIKMLELVGIPSPEKRINMYPHEFSGGMRQRVMIAIALACNPKLLIADEPTTALDVTVQAQILDLMKKLQEELNTSIIMITHDLGVVWETCDKVLVMYAGNVVESGTVAEIHDNPMHPYTWGLLDSQITESTNNDELLHAIPGSPPDLSKEVKGCPFANRCSYAQEVCFQEKPQLTEVKENHFVSCHFQTKEVRLARRESEHLDGTVVKS; encoded by the coding sequence ATGTCAGAAGAACTATTACAAGTCGAAAATTTACAAGTAGAATTTCGCTCAAGTGGTAAAACGACGAAAGCGGTGAATGGTGTTTCTTTTACCCTCAATAAAAAAGAGAGCATTGGTATCGTAGGTGAATCTGGGTCAGGTAAAAGTGTAACGGCAACTTCACTTTTAAGGCTTATCCCAAGCCCACCAGGGAAAATAAGTGGTGGAAGTATTCATTTTGAAGGAAAAGACTTGCTGAAACTGTCTAATAAAGAAATGAGAAAGATTCGCGGAAATGAAATCTCGATGATTTTCCAAGATCCATCGACTAGTTTAAATCCAGTATATAAAGTTGGAAATCAACTAATGGAATCTATTCGTAATCACCAAAATGTTTCTAAAAAAGAGGCAAAACAAAAAGCGATAAAAATGTTAGAGCTAGTAGGGATTCCTTCTCCGGAAAAACGTATTAACATGTATCCCCACGAGTTTTCTGGTGGAATGAGACAGCGCGTAATGATCGCAATCGCACTAGCGTGTAATCCGAAATTACTTATTGCAGATGAGCCAACAACAGCATTAGATGTAACAGTACAAGCGCAAATACTAGACTTAATGAAAAAATTACAAGAAGAGCTTAACACTTCTATCATTATGATTACACATGATTTAGGAGTTGTATGGGAAACGTGCGATAAAGTACTTGTCATGTATGCCGGTAACGTAGTGGAGTCAGGTACAGTTGCGGAAATACATGATAATCCAATGCATCCATATACTTGGGGGCTGCTAGATTCGCAAATTACAGAAAGCACAAATAATGATGAGCTACTTCATGCAATACCAGGGAGCCCTCCAGATTTAAGTAAAGAAGTGAAGGGCTGTCCGTTTGCAAATCGTTGCTCCTACGCTCAAGAAGTTTGCTTTCAGGAAAAACCTCAATTAACGGAAGTAAAGGAAAACCACTTTGTTTCCTGTCATTTTCAAACGAAAGAGGTACGTTTAGCTAGAAGGGAGAGTGAACATCTTGACGGAACCGTTGTTAAAAGTTAG
- a CDS encoding ABC transporter permease: protein MIKKLVKNRLAAFGLFIITLLTITAIFAPLIATHPPNAMDVTKSLIGPGQDGHLLGTDSYGRDIFSRLVYGARISLIVGIAAVVFGAVFGSFLGVVAGYFGGRLDSIIMRVMDGMFAFPFILLAITLMTVLGQGLMNTIIAIGVANIPGFARVVRGQVLNVKELEYVEVTRSLGATHGRIIFQHILPNSFPPLIVYGTMSVAGAIISEASLSFLGLGVQPPTASWGSMLQDGKNFLVLSPHMATFSGLAILITVLGINLFGDGLRDALDPKMKL from the coding sequence ATGATAAAGAAGCTAGTAAAAAATCGCTTAGCGGCTTTCGGATTGTTCATTATTACGCTACTAACAATTACAGCAATTTTTGCTCCGCTTATTGCAACACATCCACCAAACGCAATGGATGTTACGAAGTCCCTAATTGGTCCAGGACAAGATGGACATCTTTTAGGAACAGATAGTTACGGAAGAGATATTTTTAGCAGACTCGTTTATGGAGCGAGAATATCGCTAATTGTAGGAATAGCTGCTGTAGTTTTCGGAGCGGTTTTTGGTTCTTTTTTAGGTGTTGTCGCAGGTTATTTTGGAGGAAGGCTAGACTCGATCATTATGCGAGTGATGGACGGCATGTTTGCCTTTCCTTTTATCCTTTTGGCTATTACGTTAATGACTGTTCTCGGACAAGGACTAATGAATACGATTATAGCGATTGGTGTAGCTAATATTCCAGGTTTTGCAAGGGTCGTAAGGGGACAAGTGTTAAACGTTAAAGAATTGGAATATGTAGAAGTGACAAGATCGTTAGGTGCAACACACGGTAGAATTATTTTTCAACATATTTTACCGAATAGTTTCCCTCCACTAATAGTATACGGAACAATGAGCGTCGCCGGTGCCATTATTTCCGAAGCTTCTTTAAGCTTTTTAGGATTAGGAGTACAGCCTCCGACGGCATCATGGGGAAGTATGCTACAAGACGGTAAAAACTTTTTAGTATTAAGCCCTCATATGGCTACTTTTTCAGGACTAGCTATTTTAATAACAGTATTAGGAATTAACCTATTTGGCGATGGCTTACGTGACGCCTTAGATCCGAAAATGAAACTTTAA
- a CDS encoding ABC transporter permease: MGKYILRRIINMIPTLLIVAIIVFLITRMIPGDPAAVMLGPQASVQEIEALTEQLGLNEPLYVQFFDYIKNLLKGDLGNSLAYNQPVIDLIKDRFPNTVVLAISALLIAIMIGVPAGMIAATRQNSLLDYAVTTVSLIGVSMPVFWLGVMLVLFFSVNLGWFPATGMGSMEDGIGKYVSHLILPSITLATIPMAQFARITRSSMLEVISQDYVKTARSKGLAEFFVIGKHAFKNALTPLLTVLGLQVSSLLGGAVLTETIFSWPGMGLLIMNAIDKRDFVVVQGTVLFIALIFVVVNLLIDILYKVVNPKINYSSNKGGSN; the protein is encoded by the coding sequence ATGGGGAAATATATTTTAAGGCGGATTATTAATATGATACCAACATTATTAATAGTTGCGATTATCGTGTTTTTAATTACTAGAATGATTCCGGGAGATCCAGCAGCAGTTATGCTAGGGCCTCAAGCTAGTGTTCAAGAAATAGAAGCTTTAACTGAACAATTAGGTTTAAACGAACCGTTGTATGTCCAATTTTTTGATTATATAAAAAATCTATTAAAAGGTGATTTAGGAAATTCTTTAGCTTATAATCAGCCAGTTATTGATTTAATTAAAGATCGTTTCCCTAATACGGTCGTTCTTGCGATAAGTGCATTGTTAATTGCGATCATGATAGGTGTGCCAGCAGGTATGATAGCGGCCACTAGACAGAACTCGTTACTAGACTATGCGGTTACAACCGTTTCGCTAATTGGCGTATCCATGCCTGTATTTTGGTTAGGGGTTATGCTCGTTCTTTTCTTTAGTGTTAATTTAGGATGGTTCCCGGCAACTGGAATGGGATCAATGGAAGATGGCATAGGGAAGTATGTTAGCCATTTAATCCTACCTAGCATTACACTTGCTACAATACCGATGGCACAATTTGCACGAATTACTAGATCAAGTATGCTTGAGGTTATTTCGCAAGACTACGTGAAAACAGCAAGATCGAAAGGGCTAGCTGAATTTTTCGTTATCGGTAAGCATGCATTTAAAAACGCACTTACTCCACTTCTTACGGTACTAGGTTTACAAGTATCCTCGTTATTAGGAGGAGCAGTCCTAACGGAAACGATTTTTAGTTGGCCAGGAATGGGTCTACTAATAATGAATGCGATTGATAAGCGAGACTTCGTCGTTGTGCAAGGAACTGTATTGTTTATCGCTTTAATTTTCGTTGTAGTAAATTTATTGATTGATATTTTATATAAAGTAGTAAATCCAAAAATAAACTATTCATCGAATAAAGGAGGTTCAAACTAA
- a CDS encoding ABC transporter substrate-binding protein: protein MQLFRKSFLFSIVIALLFIVSACSSDSQTESKSNGQQGEENLEPKSGGVLNVGLASNINTLDPTKYTGAYESQVIRAIGDTLIAYSKDFSDFVPSLATEWTVSEDMLSYTFKLRDDVYFQPGEYQDGRQMTAEDVKYSLERSVNDSALNRLTGVESFEVTGEFEVTMHLTAPNASILAMLTDPGNIIVPKEEVEGWGDQFGSHLVGTGPFQFVDWQTDQQVKVERHENYWGETPYLDGVVYKIIPDPNMMTNAIRSGDIDIATNISGQNRAVIEQDSNLELLSVPGLALTYLDLNYQSGPTADPKVREAIYKATNVEEIAQGVNQWGGGSVSYAPLPQESWGYSEELESLKPAYNPEEAKSILAETDYADGFSIELYVLESRVPYATIFQNQMKENLNIDVDIKVTEWGTLSTIASQGNAPMYIGGWSWYPDPYFFLNQTFHSSQIGSLGNGKGYSNPEVDALLDRALSETVVQEERAALYQEAIAIIMSEYARVELDNLHQTAAIRPNVKGFNVAVDPSIQIVSPNGTNVWLNN from the coding sequence ATGCAGCTTTTTAGGAAGTCATTTTTGTTTTCCATCGTAATAGCACTTTTATTCATCGTTAGTGCTTGTTCTTCTGATTCTCAAACAGAGTCAAAATCGAATGGACAACAAGGAGAAGAAAATTTAGAACCAAAAAGTGGTGGAGTATTAAATGTTGGACTTGCTTCCAATATTAATACGTTAGATCCGACAAAGTATACTGGTGCATATGAATCACAAGTTATTCGCGCTATCGGGGATACACTAATTGCTTATAGTAAGGATTTTAGCGATTTCGTCCCTTCATTAGCGACTGAATGGACTGTTTCAGAAGATATGCTGTCGTATACATTTAAACTAAGAGATGATGTATATTTCCAACCTGGTGAATATCAAGATGGTAGACAAATGACAGCTGAAGACGTGAAATATAGTTTAGAACGTTCTGTAAACGATTCTGCCTTAAATCGTTTAACAGGTGTAGAAAGTTTTGAAGTTACCGGAGAGTTTGAAGTAACGATGCATTTAACTGCACCGAATGCTTCCATCCTAGCAATGTTAACAGACCCTGGTAACATTATTGTTCCGAAGGAAGAAGTAGAAGGTTGGGGCGATCAATTTGGATCCCATCTAGTAGGGACAGGTCCGTTCCAATTTGTAGATTGGCAAACAGATCAACAAGTGAAAGTCGAACGTCATGAAAATTATTGGGGTGAAACACCGTACCTTGATGGTGTAGTGTACAAAATTATCCCTGACCCTAATATGATGACGAATGCGATTCGCTCTGGAGATATTGATATTGCAACAAACATTTCCGGGCAAAATAGAGCAGTAATTGAACAAGACTCAAACTTAGAACTACTATCCGTCCCTGGTTTAGCTTTAACGTACCTTGATTTAAACTATCAAAGCGGACCAACTGCAGACCCTAAAGTACGTGAAGCTATTTATAAAGCGACAAATGTAGAAGAAATTGCCCAAGGTGTTAACCAATGGGGTGGCGGTTCTGTATCCTACGCACCACTACCACAAGAGTCTTGGGGTTATAGCGAAGAACTAGAATCTCTTAAACCAGCATATAATCCGGAAGAAGCGAAAAGCATTTTAGCAGAAACTGACTATGCAGATGGTTTTTCCATCGAGCTTTATGTATTAGAATCTCGTGTACCATATGCAACTATTTTCCAAAACCAAATGAAAGAAAACTTAAATATTGATGTAGATATTAAAGTAACAGAATGGGGAACATTGAGCACGATTGCATCTCAAGGAAATGCACCAATGTATATCGGTGGTTGGTCATGGTATCCAGACCCATACTTTTTCCTAAACCAAACATTCCATTCTAGCCAAATTGGTTCACTAGGTAATGGTAAAGGATACTCTAATCCAGAAGTAGACGCGTTACTTGATCGTGCCCTTTCTGAAACAGTAGTACAAGAAGAAAGAGCAGCCCTTTATCAAGAAGCGATTGCTATTATTATGAGTGAATACGCGAGAGTGGAGCTTGATAATTTACACCAAACAGCTGCGATTAGACCGAATGTGAAAGGTTTCAACGTAGCAGTAGATCCATCTATTCAAATCGTAAGTCCAAACGGTACGAATGTTTGGTTAAATAACTAA
- a CDS encoding MetQ/NlpA family ABC transporter substrate-binding protein, protein MKKIILLSLMLLLVLAGCGQTNEGNDNSTAPNNEKEEVTLKVASLIPPMTEILDLVKPKLAEEGINLEVVVLSDNVQPNSALAAGEVDANFFQHVPYMEEFNRNNDAELVPVTPIYFANYGVYAKEYKSMEELPEGAVIAIANDVSNIDRSLALLAQHNVITLKEKTGPYYTQADIIENPKNYKLEELDLLMLARMYDDADAVVMTPAYAAPLGLTPKSDALLTEGSDNDFGITLVARKDNVDWEPIQKLAKAMTSEEVRQFLEENYDETAIPAF, encoded by the coding sequence ATGAAAAAAATTATATTACTATCATTAATGCTTTTATTAGTACTAGCTGGCTGTGGCCAAACAAATGAAGGTAATGATAATAGTACAGCACCAAATAATGAAAAGGAAGAAGTAACGTTAAAAGTAGCTTCTTTAATTCCACCGATGACAGAAATACTAGATTTAGTTAAACCAAAGCTAGCGGAAGAGGGCATTAACTTAGAAGTAGTTGTTCTAAGCGACAATGTTCAGCCGAACAGTGCATTAGCAGCAGGAGAAGTAGATGCAAACTTCTTTCAGCACGTTCCTTATATGGAGGAATTTAACCGTAATAACGATGCAGAACTAGTTCCAGTTACTCCTATTTATTTTGCAAACTACGGTGTCTATGCAAAAGAGTACAAGTCAATGGAGGAACTACCTGAGGGAGCGGTGATTGCCATTGCAAATGATGTATCGAACATTGACCGTTCATTAGCGCTATTAGCACAACATAACGTTATTACATTAAAAGAAAAAACAGGCCCATATTATACACAGGCTGATATTATCGAAAATCCAAAAAACTATAAATTAGAAGAATTAGATTTATTAATGTTAGCAAGAATGTATGATGACGCAGATGCAGTAGTAATGACCCCTGCTTATGCAGCTCCACTAGGGTTAACACCAAAAAGTGACGCACTTCTAACAGAAGGAAGCGACAATGACTTTGGAATTACATTAGTAGCACGTAAAGATAATGTAGATTGGGAGCCAATCCAAAAGTTAGCGAAAGCAATGACAAGCGAAGAAGTTCGCCAATTTTTAGAAGAAAACTATGATGAAACGGCGATTCCGGCGTTTTAA
- a CDS encoding methionine ABC transporter permease, with protein sequence MPEILIQYEAEIWKAIIETFMMVGVSILAAVLIGLPVGTLLYLCRKGQMLENRLVFSTLNLLVNIIRSFPFLLLVVFLIPFTRLIIGTAIGTAAATVPLSIIAIAHYSRLVEQSLLDVPKGVMEAAISMGASVKEVIFKFLYVEARSGLVLGLTTSIISFISYSTIMGVVGGGGIGDFAIRYGYQQFKTDLMMYMIVIMVILVQLIQFTGTTVSRMIDKR encoded by the coding sequence ATGCCTGAGATATTGATACAATATGAAGCGGAAATATGGAAAGCGATTATTGAAACATTTATGATGGTCGGTGTTTCTATTTTAGCGGCGGTACTTATCGGCCTACCAGTAGGGACCTTACTCTATCTTTGTAGAAAAGGGCAAATGCTAGAAAACAGGCTAGTGTTTTCTACCTTGAACTTACTAGTGAACATTATTCGTTCTTTTCCGTTCCTCTTATTAGTAGTGTTTTTAATACCATTTACACGACTCATTATTGGAACCGCGATTGGTACAGCAGCTGCCACTGTACCATTATCGATTATCGCAATTGCCCACTATTCCCGTTTAGTTGAACAATCGTTATTAGATGTACCAAAAGGAGTAATGGAAGCGGCAATTTCGATGGGAGCCTCTGTGAAAGAAGTTATTTTTAAATTTCTTTATGTCGAAGCTCGCTCCGGTTTAGTACTTGGGTTAACAACCTCTATTATTAGTTTTATATCGTATTCGACGATTATGGGAGTAGTTGGAGGAGGCGGGATTGGCGACTTTGCCATTCGATACGGCTACCAGCAATTCAAAACCGATTTAATGATGTACATGATTGTCATTATGGTTATACTTGTACAATTGATTCAATTCACGGGTACAACTGTTTCAAGAATGATTGATAAAAGATAA
- a CDS encoding methionine ABC transporter ATP-binding protein, producing the protein MITLHNVSKSFIQFDAIKSVSLTIKRGEIYGIIGASGAGKSTLLRLMNLLEVPDKGTVEVDGQALTNMKGKQLRQARQSIGMIFQHFNLVANKTVYENVAVSLQLAKIPRKDHRSRVEECLRFVGLEDYLDKYPAQLSGGQKQRVAIARALANNPKVLLCDEPTSSLDPNTTAEILGVLESINKRLGVTIVIVSHEMEVIKSICQRVTVMANGEVYDTITIEPKGVAMKDSNPKWFVEQLSKDGDNSHA; encoded by the coding sequence ATGATTACATTACATAACGTTAGCAAAAGTTTTATACAATTTGATGCGATAAAATCTGTCTCTTTAACGATTAAAAGAGGAGAAATATACGGAATTATTGGCGCTAGTGGAGCGGGAAAATCAACGCTACTGCGGTTAATGAATTTATTAGAAGTTCCAGACAAAGGAACAGTAGAAGTAGATGGCCAAGCTTTAACGAACATGAAAGGTAAACAGCTTCGACAAGCAAGGCAATCAATAGGAATGATTTTTCAGCATTTTAACTTAGTAGCGAACAAAACAGTTTATGAAAATGTAGCTGTATCACTTCAATTAGCAAAAATCCCAAGAAAAGACCATCGAAGTCGAGTAGAAGAATGCCTACGATTTGTCGGATTAGAAGATTATCTTGACAAGTACCCCGCGCAATTAAGTGGTGGTCAAAAGCAGCGTGTAGCCATTGCGAGAGCACTAGCAAATAACCCGAAAGTGTTACTATGTGATGAGCCAACTTCTTCGCTAGATCCTAATACAACGGCTGAAATATTAGGAGTACTAGAAAGTATTAATAAACGTCTTGGTGTTACAATTGTGATCGTTAGCCACGAGATGGAAGTAATTAAAAGCATATGCCAACGAGTAACGGTGATGGCTAATGGTGAAGTTTACGACACGATAACAATTGAACCTAAAGGTGTTGCTATGAAAGATAGTAATCCGAAATGGTTTGTAGAACAGCTATCAAAGGATGGTGATAATAGCCATGCCTGA
- a CDS encoding HAD family hydrolase encodes MMKCISIDLDGTLLNSKHEISEENLQTLHDLKKQGHYVILNTGRALADVIKIQAVQQLELPIFSINGSMLYSKSGELLYEANVPISTYKEIFSRLKDLEIGILVYTNYGGFPATLPPLQEKSKEELTTLFQQYDYDQILTKNDIKIYKIMALVYDGQLEKLEDVKKALGNTLDIFMAASLPNNLELTSSEANKGKAILRYQKLMNLHFEEIIAIGDGGNDLGQFEVATTSVAMGNAPAYIQNIADVVTKTNDEDGFSYAMRHQLKLIPTSETANI; translated from the coding sequence ATGATGAAATGTATTTCCATAGATTTAGATGGTACGTTATTAAATTCAAAGCATGAAATTTCAGAAGAAAACTTACAAACGTTACATGATTTAAAGAAGCAAGGGCATTACGTCATTTTAAATACAGGGCGGGCTTTAGCTGACGTTATAAAAATACAAGCGGTTCAACAGTTGGAGTTACCTATTTTTAGCATAAACGGTTCCATGTTATATTCTAAATCAGGTGAACTACTGTATGAAGCGAACGTTCCAATTTCTACTTATAAGGAGATATTCTCCAGGTTAAAAGATTTAGAAATAGGGATACTTGTTTATACAAACTATGGTGGCTTCCCTGCTACGTTACCTCCATTGCAAGAAAAAAGCAAAGAAGAATTAACTACTCTTTTCCAACAATACGATTACGATCAAATTTTAACTAAAAACGATATAAAAATTTATAAAATAATGGCGTTAGTTTACGATGGCCAATTAGAAAAATTGGAAGATGTAAAGAAGGCTTTAGGAAATACGCTTGATATATTCATGGCTGCATCACTACCTAACAACCTAGAACTTACATCTAGTGAAGCTAATAAAGGAAAGGCTATATTACGCTACCAAAAGTTAATGAATCTCCACTTTGAAGAAATAATTGCAATCGGGGATGGTGGAAATGACCTCGGACAATTTGAAGTTGCAACAACTTCAGTGGCAATGGGAAATGCTCCAGCCTATATTCAAAATATAGCAGACGTTGTTACAAAAACAAATGATGAAGACGGCTTTTCCTACGCTATGCGCCATCAGCTTAAATTAATACCTACGAGCGAAACTGCCAATATATAA
- a CDS encoding arsenic resistance protein: MGIFEKLYTILILIAVALGLILGQVSNIAMHADKIIMPLLIIMLYVTFLQIPIKDIRNSFLNRKFTITSVAMNFVLTPLLAWVLAAIFLGDNYALWLGFIMLMVTPCTDWYIIFTGIAKGNISLSTSILPLNLLLQLLLLPLYLFIFSGTVGVVDFQLVMESIILVLIIPFVLAFLTRQYLLRNRKERLIEKWSSLPIFFLCLAIVAMFASQGSLLLDNVNLLVKLMIPIVVFFFINFIIGRFIGSLLHFKREKTVSLNFTTLARNSPVALAIALTAFPHEPLIALVLILGPLIELPLLSIISYLILFIDRKKRIPV; this comes from the coding sequence GTGGGGATATTTGAAAAATTATATACAATATTGATTTTGATAGCAGTTGCTCTAGGTTTAATCCTCGGTCAAGTTAGTAACATAGCGATGCATGCAGATAAAATTATTATGCCTTTATTAATTATAATGTTATATGTTACCTTTTTACAAATCCCGATCAAGGATATAAGGAATTCCTTTTTAAATCGAAAATTCACAATTACATCTGTAGCGATGAATTTTGTTTTAACACCGTTATTGGCGTGGGTGCTTGCTGCAATATTTTTAGGAGATAACTACGCGTTATGGCTTGGATTTATTATGTTAATGGTTACTCCTTGTACGGATTGGTATATTATATTTACTGGTATTGCCAAAGGTAACATTTCGCTATCTACTAGTATTTTACCTTTAAATTTATTACTACAGCTTCTATTATTACCGTTATATCTATTTATTTTTTCGGGAACAGTTGGTGTAGTTGATTTTCAGCTCGTTATGGAGAGTATCATTCTCGTATTAATCATACCGTTCGTCTTAGCATTTTTAACTAGACAATATCTACTGCGGAATAGAAAAGAACGGTTAATAGAGAAATGGAGCTCTTTGCCGATTTTCTTTTTATGTTTAGCAATAGTAGCTATGTTCGCATCACAAGGAAGTTTATTACTAGACAATGTAAATTTATTAGTTAAGCTAATGATTCCAATTGTTGTATTTTTCTTCATCAATTTCATCATTGGAAGATTCATCGGAAGTTTATTGCATTTTAAAAGAGAGAAAACGGTTAGCTTAAATTTTACGACGTTAGCAAGAAATTCGCCAGTTGCATTGGCAATCGCATTGACCGCCTTCCCACATGAGCCGTTAATAGCATTAGTGTTAATTCTTGGTCCATTAATTGAGTTACCGTTGTTATCTATCATCTCTTATTTAATACTATTCATTGATAGAAAAAAACGAATACCTGTATAA
- a CDS encoding LysR family transcriptional regulator has protein sequence MIGKLDLYRIFNVVSRNNSFSKAAKELYMTQSAVSQAILKLEKELEIPLFHRNSKGVVLTNEGKLLNEHVNSALAIIDVAEDKLFEFKTFKTGQLRIGVGDTISRYFLLPYLEKFHRAYPGIKLNILNGTTTEICEFIKTGKADLGLCNLPIDEDHLQVIPCKEIKDIFVCGEKYKNLTDKPVSLEYLMRLPLIFLEKKSNSRVYIENFFKERGFNVSPVFELGSYDLLLEFTKINLGISCVIKEFSSDYIKRGELFEVVLQEEIPKRSIGICYLKSVPLSRAALKFVESIQNSAS, from the coding sequence ATGATAGGAAAATTGGATTTGTACCGAATTTTTAACGTTGTTAGCCGAAACAATAGTTTCTCGAAAGCTGCAAAAGAGCTATACATGACACAATCAGCTGTTAGTCAAGCAATTTTAAAACTAGAAAAAGAATTAGAAATTCCTCTTTTCCATCGAAACTCGAAAGGTGTAGTGTTGACGAATGAAGGGAAACTGTTAAATGAGCATGTAAATTCGGCTCTAGCAATTATTGATGTTGCTGAAGATAAATTATTTGAATTCAAAACATTTAAAACAGGACAATTACGTATTGGGGTCGGCGATACAATATCACGTTATTTTCTATTACCTTATTTAGAAAAATTCCATCGAGCGTATCCAGGGATTAAATTAAATATATTAAACGGGACCACAACAGAAATTTGTGAGTTTATTAAAACAGGAAAGGCAGACCTCGGTCTATGCAATTTGCCAATTGATGAAGACCATCTTCAAGTTATTCCATGCAAAGAAATTAAAGACATCTTTGTATGCGGAGAAAAATATAAAAACTTAACGGATAAACCAGTTAGTCTTGAATATTTAATGAGGCTACCATTAATCTTTTTAGAAAAGAAATCAAACTCACGAGTATATATAGAAAACTTTTTCAAAGAACGAGGATTTAACGTCTCTCCGGTGTTCGAACTAGGCTCTTACGACTTATTACTCGAATTTACTAAAATAAATTTAGGAATATCGTGTGTGATTAAGGAGTTTTCGAGCGATTACATAAAAAGAGGAGAATTATTTGAAGTGGTATTACAAGAGGAAATTCCGAAAAGAAGTATCGGTATTTGTTATTTAAAAAGTGTTCCTTTATCACGTGCAGCATTGAAGTTTGTAGAAAGCATACAGAATAGCGCTTCGTAG
- a CDS encoding coenzyme F420-0:L-glutamate ligase produces the protein MARAVGTVVRGLRGPIINEGDNIEQIVVDTVLHAAESEKYSIEDRDIVTITESIVARAQGNYATIDDIATDIKAKFGEGKIGVIFPILSRNRFSNLLRGVAKGTSEIVLMLSYPSDEVGNHLVDIDELDEKGINPWTDVLTEAQFREHFGYKKHTFTGVDYVDYYKSLVEAEGIKCEVIFSNNPKTILEYTPNVLTCDIHSRFRTKRILKNNGAEIVFGLDDILSQSINGSGFNEDYGLLGSNKATEDSIKLFPNNCQPIVDSIQAKLKDLTGKTVEVMVYGDGAFKDPVGKIWELADPVVSPAYTKGLEGTPNEIKLKYLADNNFSHLRGEELKQAVSEYIQNKNEDLVGAMEAQGTTPRKLTDLIGSLSDLTSGSGDKGTPMIYIQGYFDNYTK, from the coding sequence TTGGCTAGAGCAGTTGGAACAGTAGTTCGTGGGCTTCGCGGTCCAATCATCAACGAAGGAGATAATATTGAACAAATCGTCGTTGATACAGTATTACATGCAGCAGAAAGTGAAAAATATTCGATTGAAGATCGTGACATTGTAACGATAACAGAATCTATTGTCGCTCGCGCACAAGGAAACTATGCGACAATTGACGATATAGCAACAGATATTAAAGCAAAATTCGGAGAAGGCAAAATTGGTGTTATTTTTCCTATTCTTAGCCGTAACCGTTTCTCTAACCTTTTAAGAGGGGTCGCAAAAGGAACTAGTGAGATAGTATTAATGCTAAGCTATCCTTCTGATGAAGTTGGTAACCACCTTGTGGACATCGATGAATTAGATGAAAAAGGAATTAACCCATGGACTGATGTACTAACAGAAGCTCAGTTCCGTGAACATTTCGGCTATAAAAAACATACATTTACAGGTGTTGATTATGTTGACTACTATAAATCGTTAGTAGAGGCGGAAGGTATTAAGTGTGAAGTTATTTTCTCTAACAACCCGAAAACGATTTTAGAGTATACTCCTAACGTCTTAACTTGTGATATTCACTCACGCTTTAGAACGAAACGTATCTTAAAAAATAACGGTGCAGAAATAGTATTCGGCCTTGATGATATTCTTTCCCAATCTATTAACGGCAGTGGCTTTAACGAAGATTATGGTCTTCTTGGTTCAAATAAAGCAACCGAAGATAGCATAAAATTATTCCCAAACAACTGTCAACCAATCGTTGATTCCATTCAAGCAAAACTAAAAGACTTAACGGGAAAAACAGTTGAAGTAATGGTTTATGGAGATGGAGCATTCAAAGATCCAGTGGGTAAAATTTGGGAGCTTGCAGATCCAGTTGTATCACCAGCCTACACGAAAGGGCTTGAAGGTACACCAAATGAAATTAAACTAAAATATTTAGCAGATAACAACTTCTCTCATCTTCGTGGCGAAGAGTTAAAGCAAGCTGTTTCTGAATACATTCAAAATAAAAATGAAGATCTTGTTGGTGCGATGGAAGCCCAAGGTACTACACCTCGTAAATTAACAGACTTAATCGGCTCCCTGTCCGATCTAACTTCTGGTAGTGGTGATAAAGGAACACCAATGATCTACATTCAAGGTTACTTTGATAACTATACAAAATAA